One Citrus sinensis cultivar Valencia sweet orange chromosome 5, DVS_A1.0, whole genome shotgun sequence genomic window, ttgaatctGATCCATGGCCTAGCATATCAGACAGTGCTAAAGATTTGATAAGAAAGATGCTTGAGAGGGATCCAAGGAGAAGAATTTCTGCCCATGAAGTGCTATGTGAGTCATTTCATTCTTATAATACCAAGAAAGCTATTATATTGTTGCTGTAGATGGGTGATCATGACCCATGTCCTAGTGTTGGAAAGCACTCTCATCTATATGAGGACTCAGACAATGTCTTTGAAATATGTATCAGGTCACCCATGGATTGTGGATGACACAGTTGCTCCAGATAAGCCACTGGATTCTGCAGTGTTGTCACGCTTAAAGCACTTTTGTGCAATGAATAAACTCAAGAAGATGGCTCTGCGTGTATGTTTTATcaacttttttatattttttccctCTTGCTTATGAACTTGCTTGATCATCCCAGGTTTTCACAATGTCTTTATGCAGCCAATCATATGTATATTTGTGCTTATAggaattatttattcatttttagcACTGGAAAAATATCTTTACAGGTCATAGCAGAAAGGCTTTCAGAGGAAGAAATTGGGGGTTTGAAAGAACTGTTCAAAATGATTGACACGGATGAGAGTGGGACCATAACATTTGAGGAACTTAAAGTGGGTCTGAAAAGAGTAGGATCTCAATTGATGGAATCTGAAATTAAGGCTCTTATGGACGCGGTAATGTTTAAACATCAATCGAACTTGTGTTTCTCTTGTATTAGTTATATAACGATTACATTGACTCTGTGTGGTACTTTGACAGGCCGATATCGACAACAACGGAACAATAGAATATGGTGAATTCATTGCAGCTACCTTGCACTTAAATAAGATGGAAAGAGAGGAGAACTTAATTGCAGCCTTCTCCTTTTTTGACAGAGATGGTAGTGGTTACATCACCATCGATGAGCTACAACAGGCCTGCAAAGAGTTTGGTCTAGGCGAAGTTCCTCTGGATGAGATTGTCAAAGAAATTGATCAAGACAATGTAAGTCTCTTTAGGTACACTGGAGTTCAGTAATTCTATGTTTGTGCTGATTTTCGTCCATACATGTTTAGTTTGTTTCTCTCTTCCTAGGACTTACCTGCTGTCTCTTAAACATCTATTGAAATGGCATCCGTTCTATTAAAAGACGCcatgataatatatatatttttttggatgtGATTCCTGATTGTATTTCTGACTGATATTTTGCAGGATGGGAGAATAGATTATGGGGAGTTTGCCACAATGATGAGACAGAGTGAGGGAGGAGTTGGAAAAAGCAGAACTATGAGAAACAGTTTGAACTTTAATATCGCAGATGCTTTTGGCGTAAAAGATCCAAGCACAGCTGATGACTGAAACCAATCTTCTGTATGGTCAGGGAACAAACATGCATGCTATCACGCCGACACTATCAAGTGCAAAGTCTAGATAGAAGCTTCCtgacattgattttttttttttggggctcCTTCCTTTCTAATGTTTTGGTTGAATGAACTCCTCTAATGTTCTTTTTAGGTTTGGTGACGAGGTTTCATTGAaactaatttcattttcataatgtTGTTTATTAACATCTCATCTTTGATCTGTTCCATTTCCTTACACTGGAAGATCAATGTTACTCGAAACAAAAGCAGGAGTTGTATCTAATGTTATAGTCTCCAATGTAGATATCAACTTCAAGGATTGAGATTTTAGTCACGAGGCCATTCAATTGagattgagatttttttttttgtttttttatttcttgtttcttGTTTCCTAAATGCAcacactttttatttatttatttggttcTCCCATTCGCTCGACCgcatttctcttcttttataCGAATATCGAAACACATAtatgccaaaaaaaatgatataataagcaactttaattcaaccacgtgaatatatatttgaaaatgagtctctaagttacaataattgtacCATACATTTCTCATGTGAACCACACAAAATTGTAGGATCcacaatttgtgtggttcacatgagagatgtatgttacaattattgtaacttagcatttgcctatttgaaaaaattggcGTAATAGTACCCCAGTAATATATTCTAGGGAAAAGGACATTCAACCCCCCAACGTTTAGGAAAAGGGATAAAAAATCCCTCAACGTTTCAAAAATGACTTATAATCCACTTTCTGTTAATAAACGctgtttgttttaatagtaaatttatttttaatttttaattactattatacccttataataaatataaattaatatattgatttgagATGTGtcacaattaatattttttttaaactaaaaattgagatataattacatttttgcccaaattatttactataaattataCCTTTCTAATGATCAAACCTTTCATATGTgattattactaataaaacGAAATTTGATTAAACCCTTTTTCTTTGAGGAATCAAAaccatattattattgttagaaaggtataatttatagtaaataatttaggcaaaaaaataattgtatctcaattttaagcttttaaaaaattattaattgtgatatatctcaaattaatatattatttttttattataaggaTATactagtaattaaaaataaaaaataaatttactgttaAAACAAACGGTGTTTGTTAACGGAAAGGGAGTTATAagtcatttttaaaaagttaaggGATTTTTTGTCTATTTTTCTGAATGTTGAGAGGTTGAATGTCCTTTTTCCTATATTCTATTTAATACAAGtggaatttaaaataaaatccaagaTGCGGGGTGaattgttataataataataataataataataataataattataataataataataattattattattattattatttgaaatcatgagatatttaattaaaactttttatatttacagaaaatgaaaataatgaaatgggAGAGAAAAcgagaaatattaaaaatagaagggCAAACTGGTAATTGGAATAAACAGATAGGATAAGTCTGGGTTACAAATTTCACGGACAATACGAGAGAAGAGAACCAAAGCTCACTTAACTAGCGAGTGGCAAGCAAACGCAAAGGCGCCATGGCAGCGGCATCATCTTGTGCAACGCTTGCGCTTTGTTCATCTCTTACCAGTCACTGCAAAATCTCATGCCAAAACCCTAATCCCCATCCTCAGCTTTCTCTTTCGAAATCGAAACTCTGCTCTTTTCCTTCACCAAAACTCTATACAAGACCCACATTTTCGTTCACACACAAATTCTCCCAAACGGAACCGCCGCCCGTTTCAGAACCGGAAGTAGAACCCGAAGCTGCTCTCGAAGCCGAAGCCGAACCCACTACCGAGGTTGTTGAGTCCGCTGCCAAAGAAGAGCCCAAGCGCGAGGAGATTTTTGCTGTCGTTATGGTCagtgattaaaataaaaaatgattaatttttgtgttttgtgcattcattgattaattttttgaattccCCAGATGCCtgttttgattgtttttcatgttttttaaTCGTTGTGTATTTAGCCAGGTGGGTTtcattttctgttgtttggtGGTAATTGTTTGATTATAAAGATGGAATTTTCGTTTTGAATCGTAATTTCTGTTGTATAAGTAACAATAGATGTCAGTCATTGCTCTCGTTGAAATAGAAATGTACCTGCATTTTTGCTTACCATTTTCAAGATCAAATGATAGCAATTTCTAGTACTCGCGGAAGCAATTTACTAGTTAGATGCATGGATACTAAGGTTCTTTTAGgtgtcttttctttttttcagtAAATTTTGGTTTCACTGTGTACATTTTGGTTGGTTTCTAGTAATTTGGGAGAAATGTAGTAGCTATTCGGCcgatatttttattgttgtttttttgtGTATATCTTTAATTTTCGGAATGTCTTTAGCATCAAATTGGGTAAAATAACTGGCTTTCTAGAATGATATACATTTTGCCTTTGTGGTGCTTCCTGATACaatcttttaattgttatgtACATTTGTTTTTGCATTTGTTATTTGGGACTGAGCATGTTTATGCATTGGCTGGTTGTGATTCGGTTTTTATTAGATTGGGTCACGCCAATATATTGTCTTTCCTGGGCGATTTATCTACACTCAGAGGCTTAAAGGTGCTAATGTCAATGATAAGGTATGCAATTTCTGTGCTTTTTCTCCTCTACAGTTCCTGATCATTTAAATTCACTCTGCGTGAGTTACTAAAAAAGTTCGTTAAGAGGAGTAAAGTAATGAGAAATGGCAAGCAAATTTCAGTTTGCAGTCACACCAGTTTGGTTATGAGGTTTCATAGTTCGGCTTGGCTTTTGCTGAGAGTATGAATGAGAatgtttgattgatttttatttttttaccccCATAATGTTGTTGTCTATCGTGGTTCAAAAACATGCTGAAggatatttgaatttatttaattttatcaatggCCAAAGATAGTTGGCCATCCAGCTCCTTCAGTGCCTCGTCACAAAGCTGAACAATCAGTTGCATGTTCTTTTCTGCCACTGCTTCAGCATTGACTTCAACACTCTCATTGGTTGTTGATTTCTCCCTTAACTTATATGCTTTTATTCTTATGCAGATTATTTTGAACAAGGTGTTGCTTGTAGGCACAAAAACAACTACCTATATCGGAAAACCTGTGGTCACTAATGCTGCTGTACATGCAGTTGTCGAGGAGCAAGTAATTCTCTTTCTGCTGCAGTTGTGATATATGTCATCTTATATCTCTAACCCCTCTACTCGTGTCTCATTTTATGATATACTTTTCTATAAGCAGGGTTTAAACCCCAAAGTAATTGTCTTCAAgtataagaagaaaaagaactaTCGGAGGAATATCGGCCACCGACAGGTAAAGGATCTAAGCGAATGAATCTGGCTTCAGATGCAGCCTTAGAAACATTTTGCTTGCACAGAGGCTTTGTTTTTCACCCAAGTTTTCCCTTCTCTCTCATTTTGAACCAATAACAATTTATATGGAACTTATTATCATTCAACAACTTTAGATTGATTTATACCCTGCACACACGTGTCTGCCTCATCTCAGAGGCATTAGGGTCGCTTTCAAAACCCATCATTAGGTAACAAGAACTATTGCATTTGCAATGGTGCTTCACTGAGCACATATTCCTTCCCATTTAAAGGATTGAAGCATATGTGAATAGTTCAAGAGTCATTGCTGGGTACCCTATATTCTTTCCCATGTAAAGGATTGAAGCATATGAATAGTTCAAGAGTCATTGCTAGGTACCACATAAAGCTACGATGTTAGCGACACCACCTCATGCTCAAACAGAAAAATGTCAAGTCATATATGAAATTTGTGAAATACAGTACTCaaggaaattaattttatatctgCCTTTCAATTGCTTTGTCCTGTTGTAAAATACCTTGATATTGTTTTGATTACTATGCAGCCAAATACGCGGATAAGGATAACTGGCATCACTGGCTATCAAGACTATCCGGCAGTCACACTTGATTCACTAAAATCTGTTCAATAGGTTCTAGCACTGAAGTCTTTTTCTGCTTTTCATGTATGTGATTTACCTTCCCTAGTTACATGTTCGGATTGAGTTATGCACTTATGGGAATCAATTTTTGTCACATTGACTTGTGAATTCCACCCCTTCAACGTTATTCCTTTCCTGTGTTTGCTGAAACTTCCATTGTAAAGGAATTTCCTCTTTCCTTCTTcctattcaaatataaaatttctttctttaccTTGAAGGAGGCCAGTAAGCCAGTGTTTACATAAATCTGAGTATTAATTTAGCAATTCTCCCCTACGGAAAGTTTGCTTTGATAATTTCATGTGATGCAGGATGcacacaaaaataaccaaagaaaaacaatgcaataaaataacaagacACAATAACTGCTTAAAACTCCAAATTAAATGCTTCAACACATAATTTGCTTGCTATTCAGATTATAAATGAATTCATACATCAGTTACAACAGAATAAGACTAAAAGATACAGCTGCAAAGCTACCATTGTTACTAATTGATGGCCAAGATCACAAAAAGGGAGTATAATGACATTGTTCTATAAAATTTCTAGCCCCTAAATTGTCATATAATCCATTAGGGAGGTGAAGAATTCAGTATAGGTAGAAAGAACTTTGTATCTATCATCATTTGTGCTGTCAGGGGGCATTGTTATGAAGTGTGTATCATAATGGACGGTAAACAATTACGTCCAATTCTTTGAAACAGCCACTTGAGGCCCTGCAGCTGTATCCCTCGTTCAGATCCTGTAATTTTCAATGTTCAAAACATCCGCTGCTATCATAAGCTGTGCTTTCAATAGCAGGGTGGTAGGGACCTTACCAACTTTCATTCATAGATTCGCTTCCTCTTCAAGAGAGTGGGTAAGATGATGACAGACCCGATGAGAAAAAGCACAAGCAATGTTTTAAAATCATATAGATCCTTGACTGACTGGAGATCTCCAAGTGCGAGGCCAGCCTGAAAAtaacagcagcagcagtgACAGTGGAGTAATTAGTAAAacgaggaaaaagaaaagagatatCATGAAGCAAGCCTAAAAATCAACAGatcaaagaaaaggaaaaataaaataaaagagaagacCAGCAGAAGAAAAACCCTAAATAATGCAATTATGTCAAGTTCATTCCTAGCCGAAACTGAAATAGATAATGGAATCCACTAACTAGCTCTGCACCACTTTTAAGCTCAAACTGCCCTGAGATTGGTCTAACATTTTGTTATGAGCTGGCTGAACAAAAATGGATTGAAATTGAAGGTAAGTGACCCTAGTCACAACAACTTGCTAGTTGGGATCCACGTACTCATATTGTTCACGCTCCTAGAGATCACTATTACAGTTAGACCCATGCAATACTATAGCCTTCTCCTTCTCCTCctccttcattttcttttgcctCAACAAGATTGTATCATCAGACAAAAAGACTAGCATATTAAGTAGTAGTCTTTTCCCTGAACAGAAACTTTGATTTCTAACTTGTAGAGGCTAAAAGAATATGGTTGGATTTATACACAGAATTTAAATCTGCTAACTTCTATAAGTGAGAACCCTGGTATAATAGATAGCCTTGCCAACTGTTGCCTTCCATTTTAGTTTTCAAAATGGCGATAACCAAAAGGTCCAATTCAACTTCAGTGAGATAAAAGACCCTCTATTGAGTGGCATGATGTAGGATGGAAAGAATACCACTAAAAATGGGAAATCATTACTAGCACCACAAGAGTAGACCTCTGGGAATCCTTGACGTACCCTGGGACAGTTGTAGCGACTGATACAGCTTGGAGGCTCTCAGAAAATGAATCCTAGAGTAACAGAGTTAGCAGATTTAAATTCCATGTATAAATCCAACTGTTGCCATCAACAATAAGTGAGAACCTTGGTATAATAGATAACCTTACCAACTGTTGCCATCAACAATAAGTGAGAACCTTGGTATAATAGATAGCCTTGCCAACTGTTGCCATCAATTTAAGTTATCAAAATGGCGATAACCAAATGGTCTAATTCAACTCCAGTGAGATAAAAGACCCTCTGTTGAGTGGCATGATGTAGGACGGAAAGAATATCACTTAAAAGGGGAATCTATTACTGGCACCACAAGAGTAGACCTCTGGGAATTCTTAACATACCTTGAGCCAGTTGTAGCTACTGATACAGCTTGGAGGCTCTCGGAAAATGAATCCTAGAGTAACAGACTCCTTGATTgccctcctttttttttcaaatcatctttTCACTACAAGTATTACACACCTGCGGGGCTGTTGTGCAAGAAATATAGACCATAAGATACCAAGTAGGAGCAACATCATTGAAAATATGCCAAATCGAAGTTAGGGGGTCACTTGTCAGAGTCTGTTCATCCACAACTTTCGAGAACTTTTAAAAGGTAATTCCCAGTTCTGTCCATCAACCCACTCCTCTTACGAGAAACTAGACCTCTATGAGTTAAAAGCACAGAGTCTCTCATTTAAGTCATGACTCAAATGTTGAGGAGACAGTAGCTTCATGatacaaaatatattcttcAACAATAAGGATACACACTAAGAATCTGAATCATATTctcaataattttacaatctGCAAACATGTTTGATATAATATTCGAAAAttgtatttcaaaaatataatgtaaacaaacaaattatgaATGGAATTCAGTTTGGACTTTCCCTTTAAAATTGTTTCCAAATCACAATCCAGAATGCATCTTAACTATCGTAGAAACATCCAAACTATGCAATGTTCGAAAAGTTATCATCAGAAAGAATAGCATCTTTCGGTTCTCACATCAATTGCTCTACTATCTGTCAAGCTACTAATATGATCGTGTTCACGTAACATTTAAAACTAGAAGTTGCAAGagaatcataaaaaagaataagacaGAACAGCAACATCTGTATGATAACCATGAAACAGTATAGAAAAACTTACTCTGACAGTAATGTAGGAAGCTGGAATAAGACCAATCAAAGttgccaaaaagaaaatatgaaatggTATGTCGACAATTGGAGATGCCAAATTGATAAAAAGGTTGGGCAACGAAGGAGTTATTCTCAAAAAGAGCATGTAATTCAGCAACTTTTCCCTGCGCTTTGCTATCTGAATGCACGCAACCAattcattttaacaaaaagaagCAAACTCAAATCTGAAAATATAACCACAAGGAAATAAGAAGTACCTCTGCCTGGAAAAATCTTAACTTTTCAGGCCAAAACCAACTAACTAAAGGCCTGCCAATCAACTTAGATAGGAAAAAACAAGAGGAAGCTCCAGCGGTGGCATTAAAGACAACTAAGATAAGGCCTCTAATAACTCCAAAAAGAGCTCCAGCTAGCAATGACATGAAAATTGTTCCTGGAATCATAAATGTCTGCATGAAAATGTATGTTGAGCAGTATCCAATAATGAATGGCACTGGGTAATCCTGAGCATACGTTGCAAGATTATCTCTGAAACCAAAACACAACAACCTTTTAGCCTACATAATAACACAGACATTGCTTTTATCTATTTCACCCACACAACTATGCACACATCTCCGTAAGTGAGATTGAAGTTATATATTAACGAGACAGCACATTGTGACAATGTTGCTCAAAATAATCTGGAGCTCATTGAGAATGCAGTCAAAGctgtaaataaaatcaatgggGCAGTGTCGCACCCCCGTAATGTAAACAAAGTAAGTGGCCAACTAGATTAGATCTTTTTTCACttaaaagcattttttttaacagttaACTTTGAGAAACGTACTTGAGCAGGCGGAGATCGGCGATGGTGCGGGGCAGCTTGAGCTTGCCGTAGTCAGCGGCGGGCATGGTGAGGTAAATACAGAAGAGACCGGTAACAAACAGCAAGAATACGCCGACAAACGCGGCGAATTCCCAATGAGTAAGCGGAAATCGTTCCGATTTGAATCTCTTAGCCGTCGGCGATTCATCGCCTTCTTTGACTTTGCCGTTTACGCTCTCTTCTTCGTCTCTGAACACTCTCGATCCATCGCCAGCCGCCACATTCCTCGCCGCtgccatttttgtttttaaaggaaaaaaaaaacaaccttGCTTTGATCAACGGTTCAGATTCATACTAATAAATCGACATGACAGTGATTTCCATTTTGAAAAACCCTAGATATTTCGGAGATTTGTGTGAATTTAGAGTgaggattttaaattttattacagtgggtttatttatttgttgatttttatttttatttgttttcgtGTGGGTTGGTTcttggttttggttttggttttgacAAAATGACTTTGTGTTCGAAGACGAGAAAGGAGGCAACGGAGATTCGTATCAAATGTGTTTGTTTGTTGATAAAACTAAAACGAACGCCCCTCCTCTCCCCTTAATTATTTCaggtaaataaaaatacaattattatttgaaaactgGAGGAATATCCTTCGCATGAGATGGGATTTGTGAAAGTATTCCAAATTTGCTCGATTAGACAAGACAAGTGGGCTTGGCTTTCTGGTTTGTATCACTATTAGCTGGTGACGCTCTTGACTACTTGACTCGCAAGCCCGGCCTATCTAGTAAATGGGTTGGTCTTGGCTAATGTCCTATGGCCCGCAACTGAAACTCCGATGGTTTACTTATTTTCCcccttattaaaatattttcaagtcaaacatttttcttttttttcataaaaaagagCAATCATACTACTCACTgctcagaaaagaaaaatgctcgTGGGATGGGCGGCACCACCTCGTATATTGAGGTAGTGTATCCGATCATATTATTTGACATGTTTAATGGGTCTGTTGGTGggacatataatttttttattataataaaattaatagatccTATTATCAAATCTATCAAATGGCAGGTTCTAAATGGTTAGACGCATCATCTCAGTATATTGAAATAGTGTACCTACATTACATAAGATGAGTATACTTATGCTTGAGTAAGTAGAATCTATTATTTTGATAGGTCTGGTGGGTTTTACAAATAGgatcaactaattaaaaaaaaaaaaatttatagcaTTAAAGTGAGTTTTACTTTAGGACTCTACGAACCaagtaaaattatatgttCTTATTTGTCAAAGTACCACTTCGGCATGCAAAGGTTATACATCCGACTCATATAAGTTTTTCTCTATATTACATTCTAttgatattattgataaaaaaatgaatccaTAAGATGCATCTTTGatacataaaaagaaaaaaaaaatcttgataccaaattcaatattgaaaaaaaaaaaaaaagccacgATCAAGTAATTATGCATGCAACTAGTACACTAATTTACAATTATGCAATTACATACAAAAGTAATTAAGAGAGGTGAATAAAAACTTTCACCTACGGCCCTAAACTTATAGGAGGTTTACGTAGTCTCCTTTTCGTTACAGTATTTGGAGCGCATATATAAAATAGTCAATATATATCCTCATGAAGTTTATCAActtctaaaataaaacaattcaatCTTCGTTCTAAGCACTTAGCATTATTCATCATtaagatgatttaatttatcatcttATACAACTTCATCCTCAACTGGGATCTTTCACTGCTATGAGTCACCATGCAAGAATCCAAGGATATGGCCAACATGGCCTTGCGCTTCAAGCTCAAAATTCTGGGGCGTCAATGGCATGGTGTTCTGAAATGGCATAAGAACTTGTGATTCAAGTAAGTTATCCAA contains:
- the LOC102624292 gene encoding 50S ribosomal protein L21, chloroplastic; the protein is MAAASSCATLALCSSLTSHCKISCQNPNPHPQLSLSKSKLCSFPSPKLYTRPTFSFTHKFSQTEPPPVSEPEVEPEAALEAEAEPTTEVVESAAKEEPKREEIFAVVMIGSRQYIVFPGRFIYTQRLKGANVNDKIILNKVLLVGTKTTTYIGKPVVTNAAVHAVVEEQGLNPKVIVFKYKKKKNYRRNIGHRQPNTRIRITGITGYQDYPAVTLDSLKSVQ
- the LOC102623817 gene encoding calcium-dependent protein kinase 11 isoform X1 — protein: MKKQSSGSGSTKPANTVLPYQTPRLRDHYLLGKKLGQGQFGTTYLCIHKTTNAHFACKSIPKRKLLCREDYDDVWREIQIMHHLSEHPNVVQIKGTYEDSVFVHLVMELCAGGELFDRIVAKGHYSEREAAKLIKTIVSVVEGCHSLGVMHRDLKPENFLFDTDGDDAKLMATDFGLSVFYKPGQYLSDVVGSPYYVAPEVLLKHYGPEIDVWSAGVILYILLSGVPPFWAETESGIFKQILQGKLDFESDPWPSISDSAKDLIRKMLERDPRRRISAHEVLCHPWIVDDTVAPDKPLDSAVLSRLKHFCAMNKLKKMALRVIAERLSEEEIGGLKELFKMIDTDESGTITFEELKVGLKRVGSQLMESEIKALMDAADIDNNGTIEYGEFIAATLHLNKMEREENLIAAFSFFDRDGSGYITIDELQQACKEFGLGEVPLDEIVKEIDQDNDGRIDYGEFATMMRQSEGGVGKSRTMRNSLNFNIADAFGVKDPSTADD
- the LOC102624585 gene encoding uncharacterized membrane protein At4g09580, with the translated sequence MAAARNVAAGDGSRVFRDEEESVNGKVKEGDESPTAKRFKSERFPLTHWEFAAFVGVFLLFVTGLFCIYLTMPAADYGKLKLPRTIADLRLLKDNLATYAQDYPVPFIIGYCSTYIFMQTFMIPGTIFMSLLAGALFGVIRGLILVVFNATAGASSCFFLSKLIGRPLVSWFWPEKLRFFQAEIAKRREKLLNYMLFLRITPSLPNLFINLASPIVDIPFHIFFLATLIGLIPASYITVRAGLALGDLQSVKDLYDFKTLLVLFLIGSVIILPTLLKRKRIYE